A stretch of Gossypium hirsutum isolate 1008001.06 chromosome A06, Gossypium_hirsutum_v2.1, whole genome shotgun sequence DNA encodes these proteins:
- the LOC107945884 gene encoding uncharacterized protein: MMNTTKSTFILAILMMAAASVCAATGPDFFDPFSSSSDQKLKTHQNQVGGDDGFYGPDDFDIPGFEKGWGNGIMGGGYGGGFGGPSGSFSKGGIVRPSVVCKEKGPCYNKKLTCPAKCFTSFSRSGKGYGVGGGGGGCSMDCKEKCIAYC; encoded by the coding sequence ATGATGAACACCACCAAAAGCACCTTCATCTTGGCTATTCTTATGATGGCAGCAGCTTCAGTATGCGCAGCCACCGGGCCTGATTTTTTCGATCCCTTTTCATCATCGTCCGATCAAAAGCTCAAGACCCACCAGAACCAAGTTGGTGGGGATGATGGGTTCTACGGACCAGACGATTTTGATATTCCAGGGTTTGAAAAAGGGTGGGGAAACGGGATCATGGGTGGTGGTTACGGTGGTGGGTTCGGGGGTCCGAGTGGAAGTTTCTCCAAAGGTGGCATCGTTAGGCctagtgttgtttgtaaagaaaaggGTCCTTGTTACAACAAGAAGCTGACCTGCCCTGCTAAGTGCTTCACCTCATTTAGCCGTTCAGGGAAAGGGTATGGCGTGGGTGGCGGTGGTGGTGGGTGCAGCATGGATTGTAAGGAAAAATGTATTGCTTATTGTTAA
- the LOC107945895 gene encoding PAP-specific phosphatase HAL2-like, translating into MPLNCSTLGFRVPHLLPQTNYIASTTYVGSCFPTHRTKTHPHNFHIVSQLKSNQNFSSSSSSSSSSVMEEQRELVVSPAQAQEAYAKELDVAIRAVQMASSLSLNLQHTSLHSKHDNSLLTLPDWSVHAAVSWILSESFGCQNVSILGNKDVQSLSKADAADLLDAVVKTVNDCLVEAPHFGLKGPETRLRSLDVLEAISRCNSSGGPTGRFWALGHLDGTFGFVRDDQYAVALALIEDGEVVLGVLGCPNYPMKKEWLTYHHRYHRILSKLTPPTSNSWDKGCVIHARKGSGEAWIQPIHQKNKLVPWANSAIRVQVSSIDNPALATFCEPIDKLNSTHSFTAGLAHSVGLRKQPLRVYSMVKYAAIARGDAEIFMKFARTGSKEKIWDHAAGVIIIQEAGGVVTDAGGSPLDFSKGMFLEGVDRGIIASAGAKLHEEIITGIDASWNSSNL; encoded by the exons ATGCCTTTAAATTGCTCAACCCTTGGTTTCAGAGTCCCCCATCTCCTGCCACAAACCAACTACATAGCTTCCACTACCTACGTGGGAAGCTGCTTCCCTACGCATAGGACAAAAACCCACCCACACAACTTCCACATTGTTTCTCAGTTAAAGTCTAACCAaaacttctcttcttcttcttcttcttcttcttcctcagtAATGGAAGAGCAGAGAGAGCTTGTTGTTTCACCAGCTCAAGCACAAGAAGCATATGCCAAGGAATTGGATGTCGCTATCAGGGCTGTTCAAATggcctcttctctctctctcaatCTTCAACACACTTCACTTCATTCCAAACATGACAACTCTCTTCTCACTCTGCCAG ATTGGAGCGTTCATGCAGCGGTAAGCTGGATACTTTCTGAATCCTTCGGCTGCCAAAATGTGTCTATTCTTGGCAACAAAGATGTTCAAAGCCTCTCTAAAGCTGATGCAGCTGACCTGCTAGATGCTGTGGTGAAAACAGTCAACGATTGTCTAGTTGAGGCACCTCATTTTGGGCTTAAGGGTCCTGAAACGCGGCTCAGGAGTTTGGATGTACTCGAAGCTATTAGTCGCTGCAATTCATCAGGAGGTCCTACTGGAAGATTTTGGGCACTTGGCCACCTTGATGGTACATTCGGGTTTGTACGTGATGATCAATATGCTGTTGCTTTAGCATTGATAGAGGATGGGGAAGTTGTTCTTGGTGTTCTTGGTTGCCCAAATTATCCAATGAAGAAGGAATGGCTAACGTATCATCACCGCTATCACCGGATCCTATCTAAACTCACCCCACCAACATCCAACTCGTGGGATAAAGGTTGTGTAATTCATGCAAGGAAAGGCAGTGGTGAGGCTTGGATACAACCTATACACCAGAAGAATAAGCTAGTACCATGGGCAAACTCTGCAATACGGGTTCAAGTATCCTCGATTGATAATCCGGCATTGGCTACATTTTGTGAACCAATTGACAAGTTAAATTCAACCCATTCCTTTACAGCAGGATTAGCTCACAGTGTTGGCCTTAG GAAGCAACCGCTGCGTGTGTACAGCATGGTGAAATATGCAGCCATTGCTCGAGGGGATGCCGAAATATTTATGAAGTTCGCAAGGACCGGGAGCAAAGAGAAGATATGGGATCATGCAGCTGGTGTTATTATCATACAGGAAGCTGGTGGTGTTGTAACAGATGCAGGGGGATCTCCGCTGGACTTTTCGAAAGGTATGTTCTTAGAAGGTGTGGATCGAGGTATAATCGCTAGTGCCGGAGCTAAACTACATGAAGAAATCATCACTGGCATTGATGCGAGCTGGAACTCCTCCAATCTATGA